In one window of Rhodanobacter soli DNA:
- a CDS encoding MarR family winged helix-turn-helix transcriptional regulator, translating to MPAKRKHAPATAEHAPLQLEHFLPYRLSILSNTISQAIADDYQSRHDISMTEWRVMAVLARYAGLSAREVAERTAMDKVAVSRALARLVEAGRVDRAVHDNDKRRSVLNLSDAGWAIHDEVAPMARAREREVLAKLDAEERVWLTRILDKLLEQK from the coding sequence ATGCCCGCCAAGCGCAAGCACGCCCCCGCCACTGCCGAGCACGCCCCGCTGCAGTTGGAGCACTTCCTGCCGTACCGCCTGTCGATCCTGTCCAACACGATCAGCCAGGCCATCGCCGACGACTACCAGAGCCGCCACGACATCTCGATGACCGAATGGCGGGTGATGGCCGTATTGGCGCGCTACGCCGGCCTGTCGGCGCGCGAGGTGGCCGAGCGCACCGCGATGGACAAGGTGGCGGTGAGCCGGGCGTTGGCGCGGCTGGTCGAGGCCGGCCGGGTCGACCGCGCGGTGCACGACAACGACAAGCGCCGCTCGGTGCTCAACCTCAGCGACGCCGGCTGGGCGATCCACGACGAAGTCGCGCCGATGGCCCGGGCGCGCGAGCGCGAGGTGCTGGCGAAGCTCGATGCGGAAGAACGGGTATGGCTCACGCGCATCCTGGACAAGCTGCTGGAGCAGAAGTGA